From one Fundidesulfovibrio putealis DSM 16056 genomic stretch:
- the typA gene encoding translational GTPase TypA — MSSNDSIRNIAIIAHVDHGKTTLVDALFKQSGTFRENQDVDDRVMDSMDLERERGITIAAKNCAVSWKGVKINIIDTPGHADFGGEVERSMVMADGAILLVDSSEGPLPQTRFVLKKALERGLSIMVVVNKIDRKDARPQEVLDEVYDLFIDLDANEEQLDFPVLYAIGRDGMAKTSLEGEGTDLTPLFDAILEHIPAPRYDKSAPFQMLVADLGYSDFLGRLAIGRVMNGVAHQNETLVCIGESGEVKQLRVTRLQTYKGPSLVDATEATPGDTIVLSGIENVTIGDTICTAQAPKALPRITVDEPTVSMKFGINTSPLAGREGKLVQSRKILERLERECLANVAIKVEQNEDKDSFIVKGRGEFQMAILIETMRREGFELSVSRPEVIYKEKNGKRLEPIESVFVDCEETFLGVVTEKLSIRKGRMVNLVNHGKGRVRMEFSVPSRGLIGYRDEFLTDTKGTGIMNSLLEGYELYRGDFPTRFTGSLVADRSGVGVAYGLFHLEPRGEMFITAGDPVYEGMIVGEHNRDNDLDINPCKEKKLTNMRASGKDENCVLTPIRPMTLERAIHFVRDDELVEVTPLSIRLRKAELNAGKRHLLHSQKKRDKA; from the coding sequence TCGTAATATTGCGATCATCGCCCACGTCGACCACGGCAAAACCACCCTGGTGGACGCCCTGTTCAAGCAATCCGGCACCTTCCGCGAGAACCAGGACGTGGACGACCGCGTCATGGACTCCATGGACCTGGAGCGCGAGCGCGGCATCACCATCGCCGCCAAGAACTGCGCCGTGTCCTGGAAGGGCGTGAAGATCAACATCATCGACACCCCTGGCCACGCCGACTTCGGCGGCGAGGTCGAGCGTTCCATGGTCATGGCCGACGGCGCGATCCTCCTGGTGGACTCCTCCGAAGGCCCGCTGCCCCAGACCCGCTTCGTGCTGAAGAAGGCGCTGGAGCGCGGCCTGTCCATCATGGTGGTGGTCAACAAGATCGACCGCAAGGACGCCCGCCCCCAGGAAGTGCTGGACGAGGTCTACGACCTGTTCATCGACCTGGACGCAAACGAGGAGCAGCTGGACTTCCCGGTGCTCTACGCCATCGGCCGCGACGGCATGGCCAAGACCAGCCTGGAGGGCGAAGGCACCGACCTGACCCCCCTCTTCGACGCCATCCTCGAGCACATCCCGGCCCCGCGCTACGACAAGAGCGCCCCCTTCCAGATGCTGGTGGCGGACCTGGGCTACTCCGACTTCCTGGGCCGTCTGGCCATTGGCCGCGTCATGAACGGCGTGGCCCACCAGAACGAGACCCTGGTGTGCATCGGCGAGAGCGGCGAAGTGAAGCAGCTGCGCGTCACCCGCCTCCAGACCTACAAGGGGCCGAGCCTGGTGGACGCCACCGAGGCCACCCCCGGCGACACCATCGTGTTGTCCGGCATCGAGAACGTCACCATCGGCGACACCATCTGCACCGCGCAGGCCCCCAAGGCTCTGCCCCGCATCACCGTGGACGAGCCCACGGTGTCCATGAAGTTCGGCATCAACACCTCCCCCCTGGCCGGCCGCGAGGGCAAGCTGGTGCAGTCGCGCAAGATCCTTGAGCGCCTGGAGCGCGAGTGCCTGGCCAACGTTGCCATCAAGGTGGAGCAGAACGAGGACAAGGACAGCTTCATCGTCAAGGGACGCGGCGAGTTCCAGATGGCCATCCTCATCGAGACCATGCGCCGCGAGGGCTTCGAGCTCTCCGTGAGCCGCCCCGAGGTCATCTACAAGGAAAAGAACGGCAAGCGCCTGGAGCCCATTGAGAGCGTCTTCGTTGACTGCGAGGAGACCTTCCTTGGCGTGGTCACGGAGAAGCTGTCCATCCGCAAGGGCCGCATGGTGAACCTGGTGAACCACGGCAAGGGCCGGGTTCGCATGGAGTTCTCGGTGCCGTCCCGCGGTCTGATCGGCTACCGCGACGAGTTTTTGACCGACACCAAGGGCACTGGCATCATGAACTCCCTCCTGGAAGGCTACGAGCTGTACCGGGGCGACTTCCCCACCCGGTTCACCGGCTCCCTGGTGGCCGACCGCTCCGGCGTCGGCGTGGCCTACGGCCTGTTCCACCTGGAGCCGCGCGGCGAGATGTTCATCACCGCAGGCGACCCGGTGTACGAGGGCATGATCGTGGGCGAGCACAACCGCGACAACGACCTGGACATCAACCCCTGCAAGGAAAAGAAGCTCACCAACATGCGCGCCTCGGGCAAGGACGAGAACTGCGTCCTGACCCCCATCCGCCCCATGACCCTGGAGCGGGCCATCCACTTCGTGCGCGACGACGAGCTGGTGGAGGTGACGCCCTTGTCCATCCGCCTGCGCAAGGCCGAACTGAACGCCGGAAAGCGCCACCTGCTGCACAGCCAGAAGAAGCGCGACAAGGCCTAG
- a CDS encoding carboxymuconolactone decarboxylase family protein, translating to MTRDEIHKEMVAMLGLVPSMFETIPDSSLELEWNLYKQVQFAPGAIPNKYRELIGVAISAISKCRYCAFYHTELAKLNGATQAEIEEAVHYAKSSAGWSAYLNGMQVDFEKFKGEIRKACDHVRQGSVDPGDMSE from the coding sequence ATGACCAGAGATGAAATACACAAGGAAATGGTGGCGATGTTGGGCTTGGTGCCCTCAATGTTCGAGACCATCCCGGATTCTTCCCTGGAACTCGAGTGGAACCTGTACAAGCAGGTGCAGTTCGCTCCCGGAGCCATCCCCAACAAGTACCGCGAACTCATCGGGGTGGCCATCTCCGCCATCTCGAAATGCCGGTACTGCGCCTTTTACCACACGGAGCTGGCAAAGCTGAACGGCGCAACCCAGGCCGAGATCGAGGAAGCGGTGCATTACGCCAAGTCCAGCGCCGGGTGGAGCGCCTACCTGAACGGCATGCAGGTGGATTTCGAGAAGTTCAAAGGCGAAATACGCAAAGCCTGTGACCATGTGCGGCAAGGCTCGGTGGACCCGGGCGACATGTCGGAGTGA
- a CDS encoding response regulator transcription factor, which produces MRILLVEDDPKISAFIAQGLKQNGFAVDQCADGADGLHMALSETYSAAVIDLMLPGMDGLKLIEEMRKSRVNTPVIILSAKRSVDDRVKGLQSGGDDYLAKPFSFAELLARLQALIRRSTSSAETTQLVVGSLSMNLLTREVMRDGTVLTLQPREFSLLEFFLRNPGKVLSKTMIMEHVWNYTFDPQTNVVDVLVCRLRNKIDRDFQPKMLSTLRGVGYVLKPPRQD; this is translated from the coding sequence ATGCGCATCCTACTCGTGGAAGACGACCCCAAGATTTCGGCCTTCATCGCCCAGGGCCTCAAGCAAAATGGTTTCGCCGTGGACCAGTGCGCCGACGGTGCGGACGGCCTGCACATGGCCCTCTCGGAAACCTACTCCGCCGCCGTTATCGACCTGATGCTGCCGGGCATGGACGGCCTGAAGCTCATCGAGGAGATGCGCAAGAGCAGGGTGAACACGCCCGTGATCATCCTCTCGGCCAAACGCTCCGTGGACGACCGGGTCAAGGGCTTGCAGTCCGGCGGGGACGACTACCTGGCCAAGCCTTTCTCCTTTGCCGAGCTGCTGGCGCGGCTTCAGGCCCTCATCCGGCGTTCCACCAGCAGCGCCGAGACCACCCAGCTGGTGGTGGGCAGCCTGAGCATGAATCTGCTCACCCGCGAGGTGATGCGTGACGGCACGGTGCTCACCCTGCAACCCCGGGAGTTCTCCCTTCTGGAATTCTTCCTGCGAAACCCGGGCAAGGTGCTCTCCAAGACAATGATCATGGAGCACGTCTGGAACTACACCTTCGACCCCCAGACCAACGTGGTGGACGTGCTGGTGTGCCGCCTGCGCAACAAGATCGACCGCGACTTCCAGCCCAAGATGCTCTCCACCCTGAGGGGGGTCGGTTATGTCCTCAAGCCTCCTCGGCAGGATTAG
- a CDS encoding sensor histidine kinase has translation MSSSLLGRIRRSTAFRLTAIYALLYIVSSMLLFIIAYVLLAGVVRSQDQKLLTEKLNEYSYIERTKGLPALLDFIRRDTEEYEESEYFVRILDPSGVERLTVSPPGWETLPPGRLEPRSLEAAQWQLLEQPGAGGGVFEITSRKLGSGTFLIVGGDAHQREALLSEFKRIFLFITATVVLLGVVVGAIQADRSLAPIRDLIGTVNSIGGGSMTARVPTRGTGDELDELASLFNSMLERISTLIQGMRDALDNVAHDLRTPLTRAKAVVETALQSNLSQQGLREALMDIAEENERIRTTLNTLMDISEAETGTMRLSIERVDMAVLVEEGVEIYDYLAQEQGIILICDAAPGLFALADAGRVRQVLANLLDNALKYSKPGGQVQVSAWMDNGRVRVAVSDQGEGIPSGDIPRIFERLYRGDKSRSHRGLGLGLSLVKAVLTAHGGDIAVTSTVGQGSEFVFSLPKA, from the coding sequence ATGTCCTCAAGCCTCCTCGGCAGGATTAGACGCAGCACCGCCTTCAGGCTGACCGCGATCTATGCCTTGCTCTACATCGTCAGCTCGATGCTCCTGTTCATTATCGCCTACGTGCTCCTGGCGGGGGTGGTGCGCTCGCAGGATCAGAAGCTGCTGACGGAAAAACTCAACGAATACAGTTATATCGAGCGGACAAAAGGCCTGCCCGCCCTGCTGGACTTCATCCGGCGCGACACCGAGGAATACGAGGAGTCCGAGTACTTCGTGCGCATCCTCGACCCGTCCGGGGTCGAACGCCTGACGGTGTCCCCGCCCGGCTGGGAGACGCTTCCCCCGGGCCGGCTCGAACCACGCTCCCTCGAGGCCGCGCAGTGGCAACTGCTGGAACAGCCTGGGGCGGGCGGCGGCGTGTTCGAGATCACCTCGCGCAAGCTGGGAAGCGGGACTTTTCTCATCGTTGGGGGCGACGCCCACCAGCGCGAGGCCCTGCTCTCGGAATTCAAGCGCATCTTCCTGTTCATCACGGCCACGGTGGTCCTTCTTGGGGTGGTGGTGGGAGCCATCCAGGCCGACAGGTCCCTTGCGCCCATCCGCGACCTGATAGGCACCGTGAACTCCATCGGGGGCGGCAGCATGACCGCCCGCGTGCCCACGCGCGGCACCGGCGACGAACTGGACGAGCTGGCCAGCCTGTTCAACTCCATGCTGGAGCGCATCTCCACCCTGATCCAGGGCATGCGCGACGCTTTGGACAACGTGGCCCACGACCTGCGCACGCCGCTCACCCGCGCCAAGGCCGTGGTGGAGACGGCGCTCCAGTCCAACCTGTCGCAACAGGGCCTGCGCGAGGCGCTCATGGACATCGCCGAGGAGAACGAGCGCATCCGCACCACGTTGAACACCCTCATGGACATCTCGGAGGCTGAGACCGGAACCATGCGGTTGTCCATCGAACGGGTGGACATGGCCGTTCTGGTGGAAGAGGGCGTGGAGATCTACGACTATCTGGCCCAGGAGCAGGGGATAATCCTGATCTGCGACGCTGCGCCGGGGTTGTTCGCCCTGGCCGACGCAGGGCGTGTGCGCCAGGTGCTGGCCAACCTGCTGGACAACGCGCTCAAGTATTCGAAGCCCGGCGGGCAGGTGCAGGTCAGCGCGTGGATGGACAACGGACGGGTTCGGGTGGCGGTGAGCGACCAGGGCGAAGGCATCCCCTCCGGAGACATCCCGCGCATCTTCGAGCGTCTCTACCGGGGTGACAAGAGCCGCTCCCACCGGGGGCTCGGGCTTGGGCTGTCGCTGGTGAAGGCCGTGCTCACGGCGCACGGCGGGGATATCGCCGTCACCAGCACGGTGGGTCAGGGCAGCGAATTCGTGTTCAGTCTGCCGAAGGCGTAG
- a CDS encoding beta-barrel assembly-enhancing protease: MPRRFSITVQNVLRNLVRTLARALALILAMTLIAPSPLSVTPANASYFNFGIKEEKELGDKFNVLIRSKLPMIEDSEVVDYARDVVDRLARQMPPQPFPFSVAVVQDNAINAFAAPGGYVFVFTGLMLNMNHDSEVAGVLAHELAHVTQRHIAKRVEQGRILSIASILGVLAGFALGAATGQRDAAGAMMMGSQAAATQAMLNYSRDDEREADEVGMNYLSSAGYPPRGLPQAFDVMQRMKIFKGYGSIPAYLSTHPDITERIGYLSERVSRMPKDVVSRPDRDERFLRVQTIIRARYGDPAAAIAYYGKKGSSMTRLDRLGLAMALGRTNENARARQAFDEALKEGGNDALWQREGGRFFLKLRDFDRAGTLLHRAVELNPKDMVASAEYALILAQERRYPEALTLMRKVATFAPESAEVRQMLGRIYGESGDMFRAHLNLAYAAVYSNDARQSLMQMEKARNYVRTEEDRKEVARLDKVFRERSEYWPKGPM, translated from the coding sequence ATGCCGCGACGCTTTTCCATCACCGTCCAGAACGTGCTGCGCAATCTGGTCCGCACCCTGGCCCGCGCCCTAGCGCTCATCCTGGCCATGACGCTGATCGCGCCTTCGCCCCTGTCCGTGACCCCGGCCAACGCCAGCTATTTCAACTTCGGGATCAAGGAAGAGAAGGAACTCGGCGACAAGTTCAACGTGCTCATCCGCTCCAAGCTCCCCATGATCGAGGACTCCGAGGTCGTGGATTACGCCCGCGACGTGGTGGACCGGCTGGCCAGGCAGATGCCGCCCCAGCCCTTCCCGTTCAGCGTGGCCGTGGTGCAGGACAACGCCATCAACGCCTTTGCCGCTCCCGGCGGCTACGTCTTCGTGTTCACGGGCCTCATGCTCAACATGAACCACGATTCCGAGGTGGCGGGCGTGCTGGCCCACGAACTGGCCCACGTCACCCAGCGCCACATCGCCAAGCGCGTGGAGCAGGGACGCATCCTGAGCATCGCCTCCATCCTGGGCGTGCTGGCGGGGTTCGCCCTGGGCGCGGCCACCGGACAGCGCGACGCCGCCGGAGCCATGATGATGGGCTCCCAGGCCGCAGCCACGCAGGCCATGCTCAATTACTCGCGCGACGACGAACGCGAGGCCGACGAGGTGGGCATGAACTACCTCTCCTCGGCGGGATACCCGCCGCGCGGGCTGCCCCAGGCCTTCGACGTGATGCAGCGCATGAAGATCTTCAAGGGATACGGATCCATCCCGGCCTATCTGTCCACCCACCCGGACATCACCGAGCGCATCGGCTACCTGTCCGAGCGCGTGAGCCGCATGCCCAAGGACGTGGTGTCGCGCCCGGACCGCGACGAGCGTTTCCTGCGCGTGCAGACCATCATCCGCGCCCGCTACGGCGACCCCGCCGCCGCCATCGCCTATTACGGGAAAAAGGGCTCCTCCATGACCCGGCTGGACCGCCTGGGGCTGGCCATGGCCCTTGGCCGCACCAACGAGAACGCCCGCGCCCGCCAGGCTTTCGACGAAGCCCTGAAAGAGGGCGGCAACGACGCCCTGTGGCAGCGCGAGGGGGGACGGTTCTTCCTGAAGCTGCGCGATTTCGACCGGGCGGGCACGCTTCTTCACCGCGCCGTGGAGCTGAACCCGAAAGACATGGTGGCCTCGGCGGAATACGCCTTGATCCTGGCCCAGGAGCGCCGCTACCCCGAGGCGCTCACCCTCATGCGCAAGGTGGCAACCTTCGCGCCGGAATCAGCCGAGGTGCGCCAGATGCTGGGACGCATCTACGGCGAATCGGGCGACATGTTCCGCGCGCACCTGAACCTGGCCTACGCGGCAGTGTATTCCAATGACGCGCGCCAGTCCCTGATGCAGATGGAAAAGGCCAGGAACTACGTCCGCACGGAAGAAGACCGCAAGGAAGTGGCCCGGCTGGACAAGGTATTCAGGGAACGTTCGGAGTATTGGCCCAAGGGGCCGATGTAG
- a CDS encoding DUF6976 family protein, translated as MRQCILTVAQARAIIEEGHKLLLAGDENVLRKLPKGNWIGGTIPYFITHDQGGMMSRTALFATDISDVVETMEIVRYDHNNLSKVFTDGADHSFSFIIIPARSIAHLAFALNAPRYQDFGKRPLVGWISGVHLDELGEITPKVYNGTTGAAFSEGALVLHADLIPGKAAKLGIINLFEQGDGDSLTFPVDGFSARVVFVNGEKDNLAAYITQNRLDTKLPLVANYNGIMANTSFQNVDDVSEEVTFYAPVFKDVVYKHARPVSNYETAFKEHLGTKQQITEDKVVFSCNCILNYLYSGLEGKTTDPFSGPVTFGEIAAQLLNQTLIFLEILDDGQ; from the coding sequence ATGAGGCAATGCATCCTTACCGTCGCACAGGCAAGGGCGATAATCGAAGAGGGACACAAGCTGCTTCTGGCCGGAGATGAGAATGTGCTGCGCAAACTTCCCAAGGGCAACTGGATAGGCGGAACGATCCCCTATTTCATCACCCACGACCAGGGCGGCATGATGTCCCGCACGGCTCTTTTCGCCACGGACATAAGCGACGTGGTTGAGACCATGGAGATCGTCCGTTACGATCACAACAATTTGTCCAAGGTATTCACGGATGGGGCGGACCACTCATTCAGCTTCATCATCATCCCTGCCCGCAGCATCGCGCACCTGGCTTTCGCCTTGAACGCCCCCCGCTATCAAGACTTCGGCAAACGCCCTCTTGTGGGGTGGATATCCGGCGTTCACCTGGACGAGTTGGGCGAGATCACCCCGAAAGTCTACAACGGCACGACCGGCGCGGCCTTTAGCGAAGGGGCGCTCGTGCTCCATGCGGATTTGATCCCTGGGAAAGCGGCCAAGTTGGGCATCATCAATCTTTTCGAACAAGGCGACGGAGACAGCCTGACATTTCCGGTTGACGGTTTTTCCGCCAGGGTTGTTTTCGTCAACGGAGAAAAGGACAATCTCGCAGCATACATCACTCAAAACAGACTCGACACCAAGCTCCCGCTTGTGGCCAACTATAACGGCATCATGGCTAACACCAGCTTCCAGAACGTTGACGACGTATCTGAAGAAGTGACGTTTTATGCTCCAGTATTCAAAGACGTTGTCTACAAGCACGCCCGCCCTGTCTCCAATTACGAAACAGCATTCAAGGAGCACTTGGGCACAAAACAACAGATCACGGAGGATAAGGTCGTATTCTCATGCAACTGCATCCTGAACTACCTCTATTCCGGGCTGGAGGGCAAAACCACCGATCCGTTTTCCGGCCCCGTCACCTTTGGTGAAATCGCTGCGCAGCTTCTGAACCAAACCCTTATTTTCCTGGAGATACTCGATGACGGTCAGTGA